In Ailuropoda melanoleuca isolate Jingjing chromosome 4, ASM200744v2, whole genome shotgun sequence, the following proteins share a genomic window:
- the ADRA2B gene encoding alpha-2B adrenergic receptor isoform X2, translating to MDHQEPYSVQATAAIAAVITFLILFTIFGNALVILAVLTSRSLRAPQNLFLVSLAAADILVATLIIPFSLANELLGYWYFRRTWCEVYLALDVLFCTSSIVHLCAISLDRYWAVSRALEYNSKRTPRRIKCIILTVWLIAAVISLPPLIYKGDQGPQPRGRPQCKLNQEAWYVLASSIGSFFAPCLIMILVYLRIYLIARRSHRRGPRAKGAPGAGEGKQPRSVPTGTSTNLPTLVSLAASGEANGHPKPTGEKEEGATAEDPGTPALPPSWSALPNSGPSRKEGACGASPEDNAEEEDEEEECEPQALPASPASACSPPLPQPQGSRVLATLRGQVLLGRGAGTASGQWWRRRAQLTREKRFTFVLAVVIGVFVLCWFPFFFSYSLGAICPQRCKVPHGLFQFFFWIGYCNSSLNPVIYTIFNQDFRRAFRRILCRQWTQTA from the exons ATGGACCACCAGGAGCCCTACTCGGTGCAGGCCACCGCGGCCATCGCGGCGGTCATCACGTTCCTCATCCTCTTCACCATCTTTGGCAACGCGCTGGTCATCCTGGCTGTGCTGACGAGCCGCTCGCTGCGCGCCCCGCAGAACCTGTTCCTGGTGTCGCTGGCCGCTGCGGACATCCTGGTAGCCACGCTCATCATCCCTTTCTCGCTGGCCAACGAGCTGCTGGGCTACTGGTACTTCCGGCGCACGTGGTGCGAGGTGTACTTGGCGCTGGACGTGCTCTTCTGCACCTCGTCCATCGTGCACCTGTGCGCCATCAGCCTGGACCGCTACTGGGCCGTGAGTCGCGCGCTGGAGTACAACTCCAAGCGCACCCCGCGCCGTATCAAGTGCATCATCCTCACTGTGTGGCTCATCGCGGCCGTCATCTCCCTGCCACCGCTCATCTACAAGGGCGACCAGGGGCCGCAGCCCCGCGGGCGCCCCCAGTGCAAACTCAACCAAGAGGCCTGGTACGTCCTGGCCTCTAGCATCGGCTCCTTCTTCGCCCCCTGCCTCATCATGATCCTCGTCTACCTGCGCATCTACCTGATTGCCAGACGCAGTCACCGCAGAGGTCCCAGGGCCAAGGGGGCCCCCGGGGCCGGTGAGGGCAAGCAGCCCCGCTCAGTCCCTACGGGAACCTCAACCAACCTGCCAACCCTGgtctctctggctgcttctggGGAGGCCAACGGACACCCTAAGCCtactggggagaaagaagagggggcTACCGCTGAAGATCCCGGGACCCCTGCCTTGCCACCCAGCTGGTCAGCCCTTCCCAACTCAGGCCCGAGTCGGAAGGAAGGTGCGTGTGGGGCTTCTCCAGAGGACAACGCGgaagaggaggacgaggaggaggagtgTGAGCCTCAGGCCTTACCAGCGTCTCCCGCGTCAGCCTGTAGCCCCCCCCTGCCGCAGCCACAGGGCTCACGGGTGCTGGCAACCCTACGCGGCCAGGTGCTCCTGGGCCGGGGTGCGGGCACCGCGAGCGGGCAGTGGTGGCGGCGGCGGGCGCAGCTGACTCGGGAGAAGCGCTTCACCTTTGTGCTGGCCGTGGTCATCGGCGTTTTTGTGCTCTGCTGGTTCCCCTTCTTCTTCAGCTATAGCCTGGGCGCCATCTGCCCACAGCGCTGCAAGGTGCCCCACGGCCTCTTCCAGTTCTTCTTCTGGATTGGCTACTGTAACAGCTCGCTGAACCCCGTCATCTATACCATCTTTAACCAGGACTTTCGCCGTGCCTTCCGAAGGATCCTTTGCCGCCAGTGGACCCAGACGGCATG A
- the ADRA2B gene encoding alpha-2B adrenergic receptor isoform X1 gives MDHQEPYSVQATAAIAAVITFLILFTIFGNALVILAVLTSRSLRAPQNLFLVSLAAADILVATLIIPFSLANELLGYWYFRRTWCEVYLALDVLFCTSSIVHLCAISLDRYWAVSRALEYNSKRTPRRIKCIILTVWLIAAVISLPPLIYKGDQGPQPRGRPQCKLNQEAWYVLASSIGSFFAPCLIMILVYLRIYLIARRSHRRGPRAKGAPGAGEGKQPRSVPTGTSTNLPTLVSLAASGEANGHPKPTGEKEEGATAEDPGTPALPPSWSALPNSGPSRKEGACGASPEDNAEEEDEEEECEPQALPASPASACSPPLPQPQGSRVLATLRGQVLLGRGAGTASGQWWRRRAQLTREKRFTFVLAVVIGVFVLCWFPFFFSYSLGAICPQRCKVPHGLFQFFFWIGYCNSSLNPVIYTIFNQDFRRAFRRILCRQWTQTAWQPRDFS, from the coding sequence ATGGACCACCAGGAGCCCTACTCGGTGCAGGCCACCGCGGCCATCGCGGCGGTCATCACGTTCCTCATCCTCTTCACCATCTTTGGCAACGCGCTGGTCATCCTGGCTGTGCTGACGAGCCGCTCGCTGCGCGCCCCGCAGAACCTGTTCCTGGTGTCGCTGGCCGCTGCGGACATCCTGGTAGCCACGCTCATCATCCCTTTCTCGCTGGCCAACGAGCTGCTGGGCTACTGGTACTTCCGGCGCACGTGGTGCGAGGTGTACTTGGCGCTGGACGTGCTCTTCTGCACCTCGTCCATCGTGCACCTGTGCGCCATCAGCCTGGACCGCTACTGGGCCGTGAGTCGCGCGCTGGAGTACAACTCCAAGCGCACCCCGCGCCGTATCAAGTGCATCATCCTCACTGTGTGGCTCATCGCGGCCGTCATCTCCCTGCCACCGCTCATCTACAAGGGCGACCAGGGGCCGCAGCCCCGCGGGCGCCCCCAGTGCAAACTCAACCAAGAGGCCTGGTACGTCCTGGCCTCTAGCATCGGCTCCTTCTTCGCCCCCTGCCTCATCATGATCCTCGTCTACCTGCGCATCTACCTGATTGCCAGACGCAGTCACCGCAGAGGTCCCAGGGCCAAGGGGGCCCCCGGGGCCGGTGAGGGCAAGCAGCCCCGCTCAGTCCCTACGGGAACCTCAACCAACCTGCCAACCCTGgtctctctggctgcttctggGGAGGCCAACGGACACCCTAAGCCtactggggagaaagaagagggggcTACCGCTGAAGATCCCGGGACCCCTGCCTTGCCACCCAGCTGGTCAGCCCTTCCCAACTCAGGCCCGAGTCGGAAGGAAGGTGCGTGTGGGGCTTCTCCAGAGGACAACGCGgaagaggaggacgaggaggaggagtgTGAGCCTCAGGCCTTACCAGCGTCTCCCGCGTCAGCCTGTAGCCCCCCCCTGCCGCAGCCACAGGGCTCACGGGTGCTGGCAACCCTACGCGGCCAGGTGCTCCTGGGCCGGGGTGCGGGCACCGCGAGCGGGCAGTGGTGGCGGCGGCGGGCGCAGCTGACTCGGGAGAAGCGCTTCACCTTTGTGCTGGCCGTGGTCATCGGCGTTTTTGTGCTCTGCTGGTTCCCCTTCTTCTTCAGCTATAGCCTGGGCGCCATCTGCCCACAGCGCTGCAAGGTGCCCCACGGCCTCTTCCAGTTCTTCTTCTGGATTGGCTACTGTAACAGCTCGCTGAACCCCGTCATCTATACCATCTTTAACCAGGACTTTCGCCGTGCCTTCCGAAGGATCCTTTGCCGCCAGTGGACCCAGACGGCATG